From Zavarzinella sp., one genomic window encodes:
- a CDS encoding GTP-binding protein, with product MKQNEEKTPVTVLTGYLGAGKTTLLNHILTSQHGKRIAVIENEFGEIGVDQDLVIHAEEEIFEMNNGCICCTIRGDLIQIIGNLLKRRDKFDYILIETTGLADPGPVVQTFFVDDELRSKCRLDGVVTVVDCKHVLMHWNDHEVKEQLAFADVILLNKTDLVELAEVEALEAKIRHINRTAKVIRTVRSLTDINQLLDIQSFDLDRVAEIDPGQFSGLPMIEDEHADCGPECDHEHHHEHSHSHESDAHAHHDEEISSVGIELPGELHPGRVNEWFSRLLSEKGADLYRTKGVLSLKGDPNRFVFQAIHMTSDAAPGKPWQENEPRTNRLVFIGKNLDRAQLVEDFRNCLVTN from the coding sequence ATTTTAACCAGCCAGCATGGTAAGCGAATTGCTGTGATTGAGAATGAGTTTGGAGAGATCGGTGTGGATCAGGATCTGGTAATCCATGCTGAAGAAGAAATTTTTGAAATGAATAATGGGTGCATCTGCTGCACGATTCGCGGAGATCTGATTCAAATCATTGGCAACCTGTTAAAACGAAGAGACAAATTCGATTACATCCTGATCGAAACTACCGGACTGGCAGATCCGGGCCCTGTGGTACAAACTTTTTTTGTTGATGATGAGTTACGGAGTAAATGCCGACTCGATGGTGTGGTAACTGTTGTCGACTGTAAGCATGTCTTAATGCATTGGAATGACCACGAAGTAAAAGAACAACTGGCATTTGCAGACGTAATTCTGTTGAACAAAACCGATTTGGTGGAATTGGCAGAAGTAGAGGCGCTTGAAGCGAAAATACGTCATATTAATCGAACTGCGAAAGTAATTCGCACCGTCAGATCTCTGACTGACATCAACCAATTACTCGATATTCAAAGTTTCGACCTGGATCGTGTGGCAGAAATTGACCCTGGGCAATTTTCGGGATTGCCAATGATTGAGGATGAACACGCTGATTGTGGGCCGGAGTGCGACCATGAACACCACCACGAACATTCGCATTCTCATGAATCGGACGCTCATGCCCACCATGATGAAGAGATCTCTTCCGTAGGAATTGAGTTGCCAGGCGAGTTGCACCCCGGGCGGGTCAACGAATGGTTTTCCCGCCTGCTAAGTGAAAAAGGGGCGGATCTTTATCGCACCAAGGGGGTGTTATCCTTGAAAGGTGATCCGAATCGATTTGTCTTTCAGGCAATTCATATGACATCTGATGCAGCACCAGGTAAACCCTGGCAGGAAAATGAACCTCGTACAAACCGCTTGGTTTTCATTGGCAAGAATCTTGATCGGGCACAATTAGTTGAAGACTTTCGCAACTGTCTTGTTACAAATTGA
- a CDS encoding PAS domain S-box protein, whose protein sequence is MSNQFDSGFNFSAALARCADEKIQFPGEIQSCGMLLACNKQGIIVQWGGQPSLFSLPSDQNWCGKPIQEIVGSEKYEEIIQNLNKLQKIHSVWHTHVRLFEQPQEIEVKAHQSNELIIIELLLATPEISGSTHFELLNSFASQTENLTTYAQFLVEVLQRQTGYQRIMVYQFDENWTGEVIAEASEDNFKKYLGLNFPSTDIPPQARELYLLNKVRILTDANAATCKLISSQSTCDISSLDLSHAQLRAMSKVHIEYLKNMGVTASCVVSIICNGKLWGLIACHHSMPYCPSFAVQQQILNAALLLETRIILDAENLRRVCLESASNLLYTLKTSLDMHRDLHQALIHADAQLMELVSATGIALVSKDRCETRGSVPPEYIIQQLVEVINNSDRRFYHSASAAYDFPILTDFHQVAAGLMATTFELDQPYWLFWFRPEAASTVHWAGDPRKQLQYDQKNEPLLVPRKSFDLWKEEVRGKSKPWSEIEVKCIQETVRTNLTEVLLHASKQKLYSTESELRLMQTVVETAKDAVLVLQEIDLEAVILYCNPAFERLTGIPRTQLIRKTAKELDLLLKTDHLNRQFKQLFDSREQVTVEQQAVRVDGTAFWAEVNVTPVLLGKEQNKSLIIIKRDISERVKTQEELTRNHQRLEAILAAVPDLFFLFDRNDFFEEIHTRHQELLIAPREQVLHKHIRDIVPSQVAELAIGALANCRATQEMQYFEYPMQIDNQDYWFEARIVPVDSASGLTLIVARDITNRINTVRSLNLANEQYRLLADAIMDVVAMKDLEGRLLYVSPSITRLIGYEPKEILGTTYVDWCHQEDLPGLHRAKEECQGGFTNYTEWRCKKKNGEWLWVESVTSPIFDSQGVLTSCVCCIRDISQRKQVEDQLRQAQKLEAVGQLAGGIAHDFNNLLTVVLGCCDVLLQNTDVNDQNREFVEDIKIAGERGAGLTQQLLAFSRQQMVQVQDLDLADIIQSSCKMLARLLGEDIELVTHCNDLTTTVRADPSQIQQVLMNLMVNARDAMPKGGKLTVTVGSRLITDDFSEFPTHGRAGKFATFAVEDTGGGIPEDVAKRIFEPFFTTKAPGKGTGLGLATVHGIISQAGGFIRMHTTLGKGTRFEVYLPDQNISLQKQLYRMEQKIQFLPNIPILVVEDEPGVRNLMRTILRKHGLEVMVASHAAEAFELCSSGKIIPQIVLTDVVIPGTSGRELVEQLKLRYPNMVAGYLSGYTADAILRHGVEEKAVDFLQKPFSPDALLHFVAKLYAKVPLTNGDGANI, encoded by the coding sequence ATGTCCAACCAGTTTGATTCTGGTTTCAACTTTTCAGCCGCGCTGGCCCGTTGTGCAGACGAAAAGATCCAATTTCCAGGTGAGATTCAGTCGTGTGGGATGCTGTTGGCATGTAATAAACAAGGGATCATCGTTCAATGGGGTGGCCAACCAAGTCTTTTTTCGCTGCCCAGTGACCAAAATTGGTGCGGGAAGCCCATTCAGGAAATTGTTGGCAGTGAAAAATATGAAGAAATAATCCAAAATCTGAATAAGTTACAAAAAATTCATTCTGTATGGCATACGCACGTACGATTATTTGAACAACCCCAAGAGATCGAGGTTAAGGCACATCAATCGAATGAGTTGATAATAATAGAATTGCTTCTCGCTACGCCAGAAATTTCGGGGAGTACGCACTTCGAACTGCTCAACTCTTTCGCTAGTCAAACAGAGAATTTAACGACCTATGCACAGTTTTTAGTAGAGGTTTTGCAACGGCAAACTGGTTACCAGCGTATCATGGTTTACCAGTTTGATGAAAATTGGACAGGAGAGGTGATTGCTGAGGCGAGTGAAGACAATTTTAAAAAGTATCTAGGACTGAATTTTCCTTCAACGGATATTCCACCACAAGCCAGAGAACTGTATTTATTAAACAAAGTTCGGATACTAACCGATGCAAACGCTGCGACTTGTAAGTTGATTTCTAGCCAATCCACATGCGATATTTCGTCGCTAGATTTAAGTCATGCACAACTGAGAGCAATGTCGAAAGTTCATATCGAATACCTCAAAAACATGGGTGTGACAGCATCTTGTGTCGTATCGATTATTTGTAACGGGAAATTGTGGGGATTGATTGCCTGCCATCACTCCATGCCTTATTGTCCTTCATTTGCAGTGCAACAACAAATCCTGAATGCTGCTTTACTTTTAGAAACCAGAATTATCCTCGATGCAGAAAATCTGCGACGAGTTTGCCTGGAATCCGCGAGTAACCTTCTGTACACATTGAAAACTTCGTTAGATATGCACAGAGATTTGCATCAAGCGTTGATCCATGCTGATGCCCAATTAATGGAATTAGTTTCTGCCACTGGTATTGCGTTGGTTTCTAAAGATCGGTGTGAAACACGTGGGTCGGTGCCACCAGAATACATCATTCAACAGTTGGTTGAAGTTATCAACAATTCTGATCGTCGGTTTTATCACTCAGCATCAGCGGCATACGATTTTCCCATATTAACTGATTTTCACCAAGTTGCTGCAGGATTAATGGCGACAACTTTTGAATTAGATCAGCCTTACTGGTTGTTTTGGTTTCGACCTGAAGCAGCATCAACCGTCCACTGGGCTGGTGATCCGCGTAAACAACTACAATACGATCAGAAAAATGAACCGCTTCTAGTCCCAAGAAAATCTTTTGACTTATGGAAAGAGGAGGTGCGTGGGAAATCCAAGCCATGGTCCGAAATTGAAGTCAAGTGTATTCAGGAAACAGTAAGAACTAACCTTACCGAAGTGCTGCTACATGCGAGCAAACAGAAACTTTATTCAACGGAATCAGAATTAAGGCTGATGCAGACAGTTGTTGAAACTGCAAAAGATGCCGTTCTTGTACTGCAGGAGATCGATCTGGAAGCAGTGATTTTGTATTGTAATCCGGCTTTTGAACGATTGACAGGAATCCCAAGAACTCAATTAATCAGAAAAACCGCAAAAGAGCTAGACCTATTGTTGAAGACTGATCATCTTAACCGGCAGTTCAAACAATTATTTGACAGCCGGGAACAAGTAACGGTTGAACAACAAGCCGTTCGAGTGGACGGTACGGCTTTCTGGGCTGAAGTGAATGTGACACCGGTTTTACTTGGAAAAGAGCAGAATAAATCGCTGATTATCATCAAACGCGATATTTCAGAACGTGTAAAGACCCAAGAGGAATTAACTAGAAATCATCAACGGCTGGAAGCGATCCTTGCTGCGGTACCGGATCTCTTTTTTCTTTTTGATCGAAACGATTTCTTTGAGGAAATCCATACACGCCACCAGGAACTGTTAATCGCGCCGAGAGAACAGGTATTGCACAAACATATTCGGGACATTGTCCCATCGCAAGTTGCAGAACTGGCGATTGGAGCACTGGCGAATTGTCGTGCAACCCAGGAAATGCAATATTTTGAATATCCCATGCAGATCGATAATCAGGATTATTGGTTTGAAGCACGAATCGTTCCAGTTGATTCTGCCAGCGGTTTAACATTAATTGTGGCCCGTGACATCACAAATCGTATCAATACAGTCCGATCTCTGAATCTTGCAAACGAGCAATACCGTTTGTTGGCGGATGCCATCATGGATGTAGTGGCGATGAAAGACCTGGAAGGTAGGTTATTATATGTCAGTCCTTCGATAACTCGACTTATTGGTTACGAACCGAAAGAAATATTGGGCACCACTTACGTGGATTGGTGCCACCAGGAAGATTTGCCTGGATTACACCGCGCAAAAGAAGAATGCCAGGGGGGATTTACGAATTACACGGAATGGCGCTGTAAAAAGAAAAATGGCGAATGGTTGTGGGTAGAAAGTGTCACATCGCCAATTTTTGATTCCCAGGGGGTGCTTACATCCTGTGTATGCTGTATTCGAGACATCAGTCAGCGAAAGCAGGTAGAAGATCAGCTTCGCCAGGCACAAAAACTGGAGGCGGTGGGCCAACTGGCAGGTGGAATTGCACACGATTTTAATAATCTTTTAACTGTGGTTCTGGGCTGTTGCGATGTGTTATTACAAAACACGGATGTGAATGACCAGAATCGAGAATTTGTTGAGGACATCAAAATTGCCGGTGAACGTGGGGCAGGTCTGACGCAACAACTATTGGCCTTTAGTCGACAGCAGATGGTGCAGGTACAAGATCTCGATCTCGCGGATATCATCCAAAGTTCCTGCAAGATGCTGGCACGATTGCTGGGTGAAGATATTGAACTGGTCACCCATTGCAACGATCTGACAACGACAGTGCGTGCCGATCCGAGCCAGATTCAACAGGTGCTGATGAACTTGATGGTCAACGCTCGCGATGCGATGCCGAAAGGCGGGAAGTTGACCGTGACAGTGGGCAGCAGACTGATTACCGATGATTTTTCTGAGTTTCCCACGCATGGCCGTGCTGGAAAGTTTGCCACTTTTGCAGTTGAGGATACCGGGGGAGGAATTCCAGAAGATGTTGCCAAACGGATTTTTGAACCTTTTTTTACCACCAAAGCACCCGGGAAAGGAACTGGTTTGGGTCTGGCAACGGTTCATGGCATCATTTCCCAGGCTGGTGGGTTCATCCGTATGCATACCACGCTTGGAAAAGGCACGCGGTTTGAAGTGTATCTGCCAGATCAGAACATTTCGTTGCAAAAACAGTTGTATCGGATGGAGCAGAAAATTCAATTTCTGCCCAACATCCCCATTCTTGTGGTTGAAGATGAGCCGGGAGTGCGAAATTTGATGCGTACTATTCTGAGGAAACATGGCTTAGAAGTCATGGTTGCCAGCCACGCCGCAGAAGCGTTTGAGTTGTGTAGCTCTGGTAAAATAATTCCTCAGATTGTGCTGACAGATGTCGTGATCCCAGGTACAAGTGGCAGAGAGTTAGTGGAACAATTAAAGTTGCGTTATCCCAATATGGTTGCCGGGTATCTTTCTGGTTACACAGCCGATGCGATTCTGCGACATGGTGTTGAGGAAAAAGCAGTTGATTTCCTGCAAAAACCCTTTTCACCAGATGCATTGCTCCATTTTGTGGCAAAATTGTACGCCAAAGTCCCACTGACCAATGGGGATGGTGCGAATATCTGA
- a CDS encoding uracil-DNA glycosylase yields MSDSSADVRLDQQLISHLESLYASGVSRLPPSLDELTIEFVPTSAVEEIDPNTLRAKELAVLAERVSQCTRCGELASTRTQTVFGVGPIDAEICFVGEAPGADEDRLGEPFVGEAGKLLNKIIQACGLSREDIFICNVLRCRPPGNRTPNKTEANNCWEYLENTLRLVQPKFIVCWGLSAAQTVLKVSSPLGSLRNRMHEYDGIPVLVTYHPASLLPHRSPENKKLVWEDMQKMLRYLGKPIPETRKG; encoded by the coding sequence ATGAGCGATTCGTCTGCTGATGTTCGCCTGGATCAACAACTTATTTCCCACTTGGAATCGTTGTATGCTAGTGGAGTCAGTCGTCTGCCACCAAGTCTGGATGAACTCACCATCGAATTTGTGCCCACAAGTGCAGTAGAAGAAATTGATCCTAACACCTTACGAGCCAAAGAGTTAGCAGTACTTGCTGAGCGAGTGAGTCAGTGCACCCGATGTGGGGAACTGGCTTCTACCCGCACCCAGACGGTGTTTGGAGTGGGACCGATTGATGCTGAAATCTGTTTTGTGGGTGAGGCCCCGGGTGCCGATGAAGACCGACTGGGAGAGCCATTTGTAGGGGAAGCGGGTAAGCTTCTGAACAAAATTATTCAGGCATGTGGACTAAGTCGTGAAGATATTTTCATTTGTAATGTGCTTCGATGCCGCCCACCTGGTAATCGCACGCCAAATAAAACGGAGGCGAATAATTGTTGGGAATATCTTGAAAACACATTGAGACTGGTTCAGCCTAAGTTCATTGTTTGCTGGGGTTTAAGTGCTGCACAGACAGTTCTGAAGGTCAGTTCCCCGCTGGGCTCACTGCGTAACAGGATGCATGAATACGATGGGATACCAGTTCTGGTGACATACCATCCAGCATCATTGTTGCCCCACCGATCGCCCGAAAACAAAAAATTGGTTTGGGAAGACATGCAGAAAATGCTTCGGTATTTGGGAAAACCGATTCCGGAAACCAGAAAGGGTTAA
- a CDS encoding carbon-nitrogen hydrolase: protein MPTDEFVVALVQMKCSTVRDENMHHALERIAEAGKLGAQIVCLPELFLSPYFCNTHDLNLFDLAEPIPGPGTDLLAKAAKQANVVVVASLYEKRLEGIFHNTVAVFDADGSLAGIYRKMHIPHDPLFFEKYYFRPGDLGFKVFPTRYGQVGTLICWDQWFPEGARLTALKGAELLVYPTAIGWHPKEKAEFGVAQHDAWETIQRSHAIANGLYVTAINRVGFEPSPTGEGLEFWGASFVADPFGVILARGSHSNDELIIQTCSRARIQDVRRNWPFLRDRRTDSYGNIVLTADDQFSS, encoded by the coding sequence ATGCCGACGGATGAATTTGTGGTGGCACTGGTTCAAATGAAATGTTCGACAGTGCGTGACGAAAATATGCACCACGCACTGGAGCGAATCGCAGAAGCAGGCAAGCTGGGTGCCCAGATTGTCTGCCTGCCAGAATTATTTTTGTCACCTTATTTCTGTAACACGCACGATTTGAATTTGTTTGATCTTGCCGAGCCGATTCCTGGTCCGGGAACCGATTTGTTGGCGAAAGCAGCAAAACAGGCGAACGTAGTGGTCGTCGCCTCGCTTTATGAGAAAAGATTAGAAGGAATTTTTCATAATACCGTAGCTGTTTTCGATGCTGATGGCTCACTGGCGGGCATTTATCGCAAAATGCACATCCCCCATGACCCATTATTCTTTGAAAAATACTATTTTCGACCGGGTGATCTCGGCTTTAAAGTATTCCCCACACGATATGGTCAGGTGGGAACATTAATCTGTTGGGATCAGTGGTTTCCCGAAGGGGCTCGCCTGACAGCACTCAAAGGTGCAGAATTACTGGTTTACCCCACTGCTATCGGCTGGCACCCCAAAGAAAAAGCCGAGTTTGGCGTTGCTCAGCACGATGCCTGGGAAACAATCCAGCGATCTCACGCAATTGCGAACGGGTTGTACGTCACAGCAATCAACCGCGTGGGATTTGAACCTTCTCCCACGGGTGAAGGATTGGAATTCTGGGGTGCATCGTTTGTGGCAGATCCATTCGGAGTAATTTTAGCGCGTGGCAGTCACTCAAACGATGAATTGATTATACAAACGTGCTCGCGTGCCCGCATACAGGATGTGCGTAGAAACTGGCCATTTTTGCGGGATCGACGCACCGATTCTTACGGGAATATCGTTTTGACAGCCGACGATCAGTTCTCCAGCTAA
- the lpxD gene encoding UDP-3-O-(3-hydroxymyristoyl)glucosamine N-acyltransferase, whose translation MKVTFTVRELAAWVEGEVLGNPELAIHAARPLTEMLAPTDITVVLSEKNLPQLHGSKAGAAVVDETVPLNGKTLVRVKDPLLAFATIFERMHVKPTRKSTGIHHLAVVDPTAIVGDHSSVAQFSSIGEGTVIGPGAEISANVTIGNHCQIGSEVFLAPGVVLYDGCIIGDRVRIHANSVIGGDGFGYRMISGKHCKIPHVGHVEIGNDVEIGAGVTIDRATFGATRIGEGTKIDNLVMIAHNCQIGRHNLIVSQVGLAGSCSTGDYVVLAGQVGAADHTTVGDYTVVGAKSGISGKIPSNQKLLGAPATPINDQKRIMVSLSKLPDMRRDLDEIKRILGLKDS comes from the coding sequence ATGAAAGTGACGTTCACCGTACGAGAACTGGCGGCATGGGTAGAAGGGGAAGTGTTAGGCAACCCCGAACTGGCGATTCATGCTGCTCGCCCGCTGACGGAGATGCTTGCGCCCACAGACATTACCGTGGTGTTGTCTGAAAAGAATCTCCCACAATTGCACGGCTCGAAAGCGGGTGCAGCGGTTGTGGATGAGACAGTACCTCTTAATGGCAAAACCCTTGTCCGGGTAAAGGACCCTCTTCTGGCATTCGCGACCATTTTTGAACGAATGCATGTGAAGCCTACTCGAAAATCGACTGGAATCCACCATCTGGCTGTTGTCGATCCCACCGCAATCGTTGGTGATCACTCTTCCGTGGCACAGTTTTCTTCCATCGGCGAGGGTACTGTTATTGGGCCGGGTGCTGAAATCAGCGCGAATGTGACCATTGGCAACCACTGCCAGATCGGCAGCGAAGTTTTTCTGGCACCCGGTGTGGTGTTGTATGATGGTTGCATTATTGGCGACCGTGTCCGTATTCATGCCAATTCTGTAATTGGTGGGGATGGTTTCGGCTATCGAATGATCAGTGGCAAACATTGCAAAATCCCACATGTTGGGCATGTAGAAATTGGCAATGATGTAGAAATTGGTGCGGGTGTCACCATTGATCGGGCAACTTTTGGGGCCACCAGAATTGGTGAAGGCACAAAAATAGACAATCTGGTGATGATTGCCCACAATTGCCAGATCGGGCGACATAATCTCATCGTTTCGCAAGTAGGTCTCGCTGGATCCTGCTCCACTGGCGATTATGTGGTGCTTGCAGGTCAGGTGGGCGCAGCCGACCACACCACCGTGGGCGATTACACTGTTGTTGGTGCCAAATCGGGCATCTCCGGCAAGATTCCCTCCAACCAGAAGTTGTTGGGGGCACCCGCAACTCCTATCAATGATCAAAAACGGATTATGGTTAGCCTCTCCAAATTACCCGATATGCGGCGTGATCTGGATGAAATAAAGCGTATCCTGGGTTTAAAGGATTCCTGA
- the lpxI gene encoding UDP-2,3-diacylglucosamine diphosphatase LpxI (LpxI, functionally equivalent to LpxH, replaces it in LPS biosynthesis in a minority of bacteria.) — protein sequence MPPPVGLIAGWGDFPVQIAKTAQSKNIPVICLGIRGMAEKEKLAPYCHHFAWTRLAAFNRPVKILKKFHVSNLIFAGKIHKITLFRPMRMITLWPDWRMLKLFFGGKDNADDTITLAIINELQKEGLSCISPFEICPEILVQTGAITAQIPTEREMADIQFGCHLAKEMGRLDIGQSVCVRDRAVLAVEAIEGTDACIRRAGELCRTRGGFVVVKVAKPNQDPRFDVPTVGKQTIETMRAAGGTVLAIEGGNTIMLEKEETVALAEKYRIKIIAVDLTQPTQAESTDS from the coding sequence ATGCCACCCCCTGTGGGCTTGATTGCTGGCTGGGGCGACTTTCCGGTTCAAATTGCCAAAACAGCACAAAGCAAAAACATCCCAGTGATTTGCCTTGGCATTCGGGGGATGGCAGAAAAGGAAAAACTAGCCCCATACTGCCACCACTTTGCATGGACTCGGCTAGCAGCTTTCAACCGACCGGTCAAAATATTAAAGAAATTTCATGTCTCCAACCTGATTTTTGCGGGGAAAATTCACAAAATCACCCTGTTTCGCCCCATGAGAATGATTACTTTATGGCCTGATTGGCGGATGCTGAAGCTGTTTTTTGGTGGGAAAGATAACGCCGACGACACAATCACTCTTGCAATTATTAATGAACTGCAAAAAGAGGGCCTGTCCTGTATTTCGCCTTTCGAAATTTGTCCGGAGATCCTTGTGCAAACCGGTGCGATCACTGCTCAAATACCCACAGAACGTGAAATGGCCGACATCCAGTTTGGCTGCCACCTAGCAAAGGAAATGGGGCGACTCGATATTGGCCAGTCCGTGTGCGTACGCGATCGAGCCGTTTTGGCTGTCGAAGCGATCGAAGGTACCGATGCCTGTATCCGCAGAGCAGGCGAACTTTGTCGCACCCGTGGGGGATTTGTCGTTGTCAAAGTGGCAAAACCGAATCAGGATCCTCGATTCGATGTCCCCACGGTGGGGAAACAAACTATCGAAACCATGCGGGCAGCAGGTGGGACAGTTCTGGCAATCGAAGGTGGAAACACCATCATGCTGGAAAAGGAAGAAACAGTGGCACTCGCAGAAAAATACCGCATTAAAATTATTGCGGTTGACCTGACTCAGCCAACCCAGGCGGAATCCACTGATTCATAA
- the ndk gene encoding nucleoside-diphosphate kinase, which translates to MMQQTLILLKPDAVQRRLVGTILERFERKGLRLVALKLIHVSRELAEKHYSVHKGKPFYDSLLDFLTSGPTVAVVLEGREAVAVCRTLMGSTDGAKSPPGTIRGDFALSVQNNLIHGSDSLENAATEIALWFRPEELTNYESVDSAWVG; encoded by the coding sequence ATGATGCAACAGACGTTAATTTTATTAAAACCAGATGCCGTGCAACGACGTTTAGTGGGCACGATTCTTGAGCGGTTCGAAAGAAAAGGGTTACGACTTGTTGCATTAAAGCTGATTCATGTTTCGCGTGAACTGGCTGAGAAGCATTATTCGGTGCACAAAGGGAAGCCATTTTACGATTCGCTGCTCGATTTTTTGACCAGTGGACCCACCGTTGCAGTGGTTTTGGAAGGGCGGGAGGCAGTCGCAGTATGCCGCACATTGATGGGGTCTACCGATGGTGCAAAATCGCCCCCCGGAACAATCCGTGGTGATTTTGCACTCAGCGTACAGAATAATTTAATTCACGGCAGCGACAGCCTTGAAAATGCGGCTACTGAAATAGCACTTTGGTTTCGACCTGAAGAACTGACCAATTATGAATCAGTGGATTCCGCCTGGGTTGGCTGA
- the aroA gene encoding 3-phosphoshikimate 1-carboxyvinyltransferase, which yields MFTYPAAIQIPDFHHPVTATVRVPGSKSISNRALILAAAGQKKFLIRDILRSEDTELMVAALASLGWSSTWVENDLTIFPRESHPAINPLPIHVGNSGTTIRFLTAFLALYPGCYLFDGIPRMRERPIEDLLDALRQLNVDVCSARNNGCPPVELTTNGLHGGTVRINGERSSQFLTALLLALPFATGDSTIIPVGKTVSEPYLEMTLRMLQQFGISVSRSERGTYLIPGSQQTTITEYAIEPDASSASYWFAMAAITQGSIKVTGLNRNSLQGDHRFVDVLEQMGCRITSDANSLTVNGQPLRGIDVDMNAISDTVMTLAVVACFATGPTRIRNVEHIRFKETDRLKAICTEMQRLGVQVEEKHDEISIFPGAMQAASLETYNDHRMAMSLALAGIRIPGVIIQNPGCVVKTYPGYWQDWQQITGTTLKTLE from the coding sequence TTGTTTACCTATCCAGCAGCGATACAGATTCCAGATTTTCACCATCCCGTTACCGCTACTGTGCGTGTACCTGGGTCAAAAAGCATTTCTAATCGGGCACTTATTCTGGCTGCGGCAGGTCAGAAAAAGTTCCTGATCCGAGATATTCTCCGCAGTGAGGACACGGAACTGATGGTAGCCGCACTCGCAAGCCTTGGTTGGTCAAGCACCTGGGTAGAAAATGACCTGACCATTTTTCCCAGAGAAAGTCACCCTGCAATCAATCCCCTGCCCATCCATGTGGGCAATTCTGGTACTACTATTCGTTTTTTAACTGCCTTTCTGGCACTCTATCCCGGGTGCTATCTGTTCGACGGCATCCCACGGATGCGAGAGCGACCGATCGAAGATTTGCTGGATGCCTTACGCCAACTGAATGTCGATGTCTGTAGTGCCCGAAACAATGGTTGCCCACCTGTAGAACTGACAACGAATGGCCTACATGGTGGTACAGTCCGGATCAATGGTGAACGTAGTAGCCAGTTTCTCACAGCTTTATTGCTGGCACTGCCTTTTGCAACAGGCGACAGCACGATTATCCCGGTGGGGAAAACTGTTTCTGAGCCCTACCTGGAAATGACTCTGCGAATGCTGCAGCAGTTTGGCATCAGTGTAAGTCGTTCCGAAAGAGGCACTTACCTCATTCCAGGCTCCCAACAAACAACAATCACCGAATATGCAATTGAACCAGATGCCTCATCGGCAAGTTACTGGTTTGCGATGGCTGCAATCACCCAAGGCAGCATCAAAGTGACTGGCTTGAATCGAAATTCGTTGCAAGGGGATCATCGGTTCGTTGATGTGCTGGAACAAATGGGTTGCCGGATTACTTCAGATGCAAATTCACTTACAGTCAACGGTCAACCTTTACGGGGGATCGATGTTGATATGAACGCAATCAGTGATACCGTGATGACCCTGGCCGTGGTGGCTTGTTTTGCCACAGGTCCCACTAGAATTCGGAACGTGGAACATATCCGATTCAAAGAAACGGATCGCTTGAAGGCGATCTGCACCGAAATGCAACGACTTGGAGTGCAGGTTGAAGAAAAACATGACGAAATTTCAATCTTTCCAGGTGCCATGCAGGCAGCATCGCTTGAAACCTACAACGACCACCGCATGGCAATGAGTCTGGCGCTGGCCGGTATCCGCATACCGGGGGTAATCATCCAGAATCCTGGTTGCGTCGTCAAAACGTACCCCGGCTATTGGCAAGATTGGCAACAAATCACCGGCACCACATTGAAAACTTTAGAATAA